One Desulfobacterales bacterium genomic region harbors:
- a CDS encoding glutamine amidotransferase produces the protein MKRLLIIKAGTTFTSLASRLGDFDTWVINHMYYAGDIISVVDGCSGCELPDSRRYGGIIVTGSHSMVTDGEPWSEQLAAWIHQAVTQEIPLLGICYGHQLLAYAMGGTVGYHTGGMEIGTVRIELNSAGIHDPLLGTLPASFYAHVCHSQTVLQLPESATVLASNAFDPHHAFAVGTCAWGVQFHPEFDAEIVSEYITEMASDLEKMGIQAVSCYAGVRQTLRSNQLLEAFFNFCKQRDNEKGTDWKFSSDRCPEVSV, from the coding sequence ATGAAACGGTTACTGATTATCAAGGCCGGCACGACGTTTACCTCCCTTGCCTCGCGGCTGGGGGATTTTGATACATGGGTCATCAATCATATGTACTATGCCGGCGATATCATCTCTGTCGTTGATGGCTGCTCGGGTTGTGAACTGCCGGATTCCCGCCGGTATGGCGGCATCATCGTGACCGGTTCTCATTCGATGGTGACCGATGGGGAACCCTGGAGCGAGCAGCTGGCCGCATGGATACACCAGGCTGTAACACAGGAAATTCCCCTGCTGGGGATCTGTTACGGACACCAGCTCCTGGCGTATGCCATGGGCGGCACCGTCGGTTACCACACGGGGGGGATGGAAATCGGAACGGTCAGAATCGAATTAAATTCCGCGGGAATTCATGACCCGCTGCTGGGTACGCTGCCCGCATCGTTTTACGCGCATGTCTGCCATTCTCAGACAGTTTTGCAATTGCCGGAATCAGCAACGGTTCTGGCCTCGAACGCCTTTGATCCCCATCATGCGTTTGCTGTCGGTACCTGCGCCTGGGGAGTTCAGTTTCACCCCGAATTTGATGCCGAAATTGTATCCGAATACATTACGGAGATGGCTTCGGATCTGGAAAAAATGGGGATACAGGCAGTCAGCTGTTACGCCGGTGTCCGCCAAACGCTTCGCTCCAATCAGCTTCTCGAAGCATTTTTTAATTTTTGTAAACAAAGGGACAATGAAAAAGGGACCGACTGGAAATTTTCCTCAGACAGATGCCCTGAAGTTTCTGTTTAG
- a CDS encoding cyclase family protein: MHIVDLTHSLAPGMPVYPGSEPPLFTPVCLIEEVGFREQKLTFFSHTGTHIDAPAHILKEAKTLDLL, from the coding sequence ATGCACATTGTTGACTTGACGCATTCCCTGGCTCCGGGCATGCCGGTTTATCCGGGCTCCGAACCGCCTTTGTTTACACCGGTCTGTCTGATCGAGGAGGTTGGCTTCCGGGAACAGAAGCTCACTTTTTTTTCCCATACCGGCACCCACATCGACGCGCCCGCGCATATACTGAAGGAAGCAAAAACACTGGATCTGCTG
- a CDS encoding LL-diaminopimelate aminotransferase, producing MIKINENYLRLQSSYLFTDIAHRVAAFQKANPDQEVIKLGIGDVTRALPGACIEAFHRAVDEMADDGKFRGYGPEQGYAFLRETIARHDFQDRGAAISADEIFISDGAKCDTGNIQEIFGADIRIAVPDPVYPVYVDTNVMAGRAGEFKNGRYEGLYYLDSTRENGFVPAPPQSPVDLIYLCFPNNPTGVAITRDQLKAWVDYAREHRALILFDAAYEAFIRDERLPRSIYEIDGAREVAIEFRSFSKTAGFTGTRCAFTVVPKDCMAYDAAGEKHDLHSLWNRRHCTKFNGVSYPVQRAAEAIYSNEGKWQIRELVDYYLKNAALIRSEMTAMGFDCVGGENSPYIWVDGSRDSWEFFDLLLKRAGVVCTPGAGFGKCGQGFIRISAFNHYENVQRAMARIKTAL from the coding sequence ATGATTAAAATTAATGAAAATTATCTGAGACTTCAGTCCTCTTATCTGTTTACGGATATCGCCCACCGGGTTGCTGCCTTTCAGAAGGCCAATCCGGATCAGGAAGTGATTAAGCTGGGTATCGGCGATGTGACCCGGGCCCTTCCCGGTGCCTGTATCGAGGCCTTTCACAGGGCAGTGGATGAAATGGCCGATGACGGCAAATTTCGCGGATACGGCCCGGAGCAGGGATATGCGTTTTTGCGTGAAACGATCGCCCGTCATGATTTTCAGGATCGGGGAGCGGCCATCTCGGCGGATGAAATTTTTATCAGCGACGGGGCTAAATGCGATACCGGAAACATTCAGGAAATTTTTGGCGCAGATATCCGGATAGCGGTTCCGGACCCGGTTTACCCGGTTTATGTGGATACCAACGTCATGGCCGGCCGGGCCGGGGAATTTAAAAACGGCAGATATGAGGGGCTGTATTATCTGGACAGCACCCGGGAAAACGGTTTTGTTCCTGCGCCGCCTCAATCACCGGTGGATTTGATTTATCTGTGCTTTCCCAACAATCCCACCGGTGTTGCCATTACCCGCGATCAGCTGAAGGCCTGGGTGGACTATGCCCGGGAGCATCGGGCGCTGATTCTTTTTGATGCGGCGTATGAGGCTTTTATCCGGGATGAGCGTCTTCCCCGGTCCATTTATGAAATCGACGGGGCCAGAGAGGTGGCCATCGAGTTCAGGAGTTTTTCTAAAACCGCCGGATTTACCGGAACCCGGTGTGCGTTTACGGTCGTGCCAAAAGACTGCATGGCCTATGATGCAGCGGGTGAAAAACATGACCTGCACTCTCTGTGGAACCGCCGTCACTGCACGAAGTTCAACGGCGTGTCCTATCCGGTTCAACGGGCGGCCGAGGCGATTTACAGCAATGAGGGGAAATGGCAGATCCGCGAGCTGGTTGATTATTATCTGAAAAATGCCGCGTTGATCCGCAGCGAGATGACCGCGATGGGATTTGACTGTGTGGGGGGAGAAAACTCTCCGTACATCTGGGTCGACGGCAGCCGGGATTCGTGGGAGTTTTTTGACCTGCTGCTGAAAAGAGCCGGCGTGGTCTGTACGCCCGGCGCGGGATTCGGTAAATGCGGTCAGGGTTTTATCCGCATCAGCGCGTTTAACCACTATGAAAACGTTCAGCGGGCCATGGCCCGGATCAAGACGGCGCTGTAG
- a CDS encoding DUF488 domain-containing protein: MISVYTIGYSTHSPRRFTNLLKQYEITTVCDVRSSPYSRYNPRFTKDTLMRDLNSHGIKYLFLGRELGHRSTDPACCRNGRIQYDLLARTDIFKTGMTRLWKHIHAERVALMCAEKDPVTCHRMILICRQLRHQPVSISHILDDGSLETQQDAENRLMKLMKIPQQSLFDTTEDRIQLAYDKQARRIACTQPS; encoded by the coding sequence ATGATCTCCGTTTACACTATCGGTTACTCAACCCACAGCCCCCGCCGGTTTACCAATCTGCTGAAACAGTATGAGATCACCACGGTCTGTGATGTGCGCTCATCCCCTTACAGCAGATACAATCCCCGGTTTACAAAAGATACTCTCATGCGGGATTTGAATTCACACGGCATCAAGTATTTATTTCTGGGGCGTGAACTGGGCCATCGCTCTACGGATCCGGCCTGCTGCCGGAACGGCAGGATACAATATGACCTGCTGGCCAGAACGGATATTTTTAAAACCGGAATGACAAGGCTGTGGAAGCACATCCACGCGGAACGAGTCGCCCTGATGTGTGCGGAAAAGGACCCGGTGACCTGTCATCGAATGATTCTCATATGCCGGCAGCTTCGACACCAGCCCGTAAGCATCTCCCATATTCTCGACGACGGTAGCCTGGAAACCCAACAGGATGCCGAAAACCGGTTGATGAAACTGATGAAAATTCCGCAGCAGAGCCTTTTTGACACCACCGAAGACCGGATTCAGCTGGCTTACGACAAACAGGCCCGGCGAATCGCCTGCACACAGCCATCCTGA
- a CDS encoding DUF5320 domain-containing protein: MPGGDRTGPAGMGSMTGRGIGYCAGYPAPRYGHPGYGRGIGLDRGFRGGRGGGYGYGWSNTISFPGLSFREQALQALKIRVSYLGGALETIEKQISNLEDAGE; this comes from the coding sequence ATGCCAGGTGGAGATAGAACAGGTCCGGCAGGAATGGGATCTATGACAGGACGAGGTATCGGCTATTGCGCCGGTTATCCGGCGCCGCGGTACGGGCATCCCGGTTATGGCCGTGGAATTGGATTGGATCGGGGCTTCCGGGGCGGTCGGGGAGGCGGGTATGGATATGGTTGGTCCAATACCATTTCGTTTCCGGGGCTGTCGTTCCGTGAGCAGGCGTTGCAGGCTCTTAAAATTCGGGTTTCATATCTCGGGGGGGCATTGGAGACGATCGAAAAACAAATCTCTAATCTTGAAGACGCCGGGGAGTGA
- a CDS encoding sigma 54-interacting transcriptional regulator, with amino-acid sequence MKKKTLKSIPNFVTDIILESISEGVFTVDHEWRITSFNRAAEQITGISRGEAVGKHCWDVFRSNMCEIDCALRRTMKQGKPFVDTATYIVNSEKRSIPVVVCTSLLKDENGTVLGGVETFRDMSMVEELRRKLDARNQIGDMVSRSPAMHKIFAILPQVAESGSTVLIQGETGTGKELLARALHALSPRKDKPFVAINCGALPDTLLESELFGYKAGAFTDARKDKSGHFERARGGSIFLDEIGDISPAFQVRLLRVLQERTFYPLGSTKPENADVRIIAASNKDLDELVKAGSFREDLFYRIHVVRLDLPPLRHRKEDIPLLAEHFIQRLNLQRGRTVQGLSHEALTVLMTYDYPGNIRELENIIEHTFVLCQEGIIDTSCLPERVTGQMVSPVISDTVDDALKTVETQMIIEALKRNHYNRLAAARDLGIHKSTLFRKIKAMEIDLPKIDGRTCQKKKL; translated from the coding sequence ATGAAAAAAAAGACACTGAAAAGCATTCCTAACTTTGTAACGGATATTATCCTCGAGAGTATTTCCGAAGGCGTGTTTACCGTCGATCATGAATGGCGGATTACCTCGTTTAACCGGGCTGCCGAACAGATTACCGGTATTTCCCGCGGGGAAGCCGTCGGAAAACATTGCTGGGATGTGTTCCGGTCCAACATGTGTGAAATCGACTGTGCACTTCGTCGCACCATGAAGCAGGGGAAACCGTTTGTGGACACTGCGACCTATATCGTAAACAGCGAAAAAAGAAGTATCCCGGTCGTCGTATGCACTTCGCTGTTAAAGGATGAGAATGGTACGGTTCTGGGGGGGGTGGAAACGTTTCGCGACATGAGTATGGTCGAAGAACTCCGCCGGAAACTGGATGCCCGGAATCAGATCGGCGATATGGTCAGCCGCAGTCCTGCGATGCATAAAATATTTGCCATTTTACCCCAGGTGGCCGAAAGCGGAAGCACGGTGTTGATTCAGGGGGAAACGGGCACCGGCAAAGAACTGCTGGCCCGTGCCCTTCACGCCTTAAGCCCGCGAAAGGATAAACCCTTTGTGGCTATCAACTGCGGGGCGCTTCCCGATACCCTTCTGGAATCAGAACTTTTTGGTTACAAAGCCGGTGCGTTTACTGATGCCCGCAAAGACAAATCCGGGCATTTTGAACGGGCCCGGGGGGGAAGCATTTTTCTGGATGAAATCGGGGATATCAGCCCGGCATTTCAGGTGAGATTGCTGCGGGTCCTTCAGGAACGTACCTTTTATCCGCTGGGGAGCACAAAACCGGAAAATGCGGATGTGAGAATCATCGCTGCCTCCAATAAAGATCTGGACGAACTGGTGAAAGCGGGTTCCTTTCGGGAGGATCTGTTTTATCGCATCCATGTGGTTCGGCTGGATCTGCCCCCGCTTCGGCACCGTAAGGAGGATATCCCCCTGCTGGCAGAGCACTTTATCCAGCGTCTTAATCTGCAGAGAGGTCGGACTGTCCAGGGCTTGAGTCATGAAGCGCTGACTGTCTTGATGACCTATGATTATCCTGGAAATATCAGGGAGTTGGAAAATATTATCGAACATACCTTTGTATTATGTCAGGAGGGTATTATCGATACCAGCTGTCTTCCCGAGCGGGTTACCGGACAAATGGTGTCGCCGGTAATATCCGACACCGTTGACGATGCGCTGAAAACCGTTGAAACGCAGATGATCATCGAGGCGTTGAAGCGAAATCATTATAACCGGCTTGCGGCGGCAAGGGATCTCGGGATTCATAAGAGCACGCTGTTCCGGAAAATCAAGGCCATGGAGATTGACCTGCCCAAAATCGATGGACGAACCTGCCAGAAAAAAAAGTTGTAA